The Coregonus clupeaformis isolate EN_2021a chromosome 13, ASM2061545v1, whole genome shotgun sequence genome includes a region encoding these proteins:
- the LOC121579765 gene encoding E3 ubiquitin-protein ligase RNFT1 isoform X2, with the protein MKLQTQYDRSDSKRTLKSRESPTVMQPNSSELGAHQAGHGLSLTLLPELLTRTPAGATGGSAIPETSGEVRVPILSSGPWESCRGGASSRRSRASSRTSSHSHSHSHGGGHQHSHSEADPADADLESGEPSTSFSELRYLFRWVQKSLPFIIILCAKLVIQHAQGLAVGVGLFTTFLYANKNIQTQVFLQDRRSKIECVWLLLFLASSTLLLYYTFLTETLYYCLIFLSPAVEPLGFWEVLWVVGVTNFTLKFLIMGFKCLILLLPSKLVTYRAQGRWYMLTEEVGQLYQAVAPTPLWFRYLVTYQKVDGNTGLTLGVLLALVYFILKHTGAAATRSQCSEAGDICPICQAEYRDPRALLCQHIFCDECIALWFNREKVCPLCRTAITDKVHKWRDGATSPYLQIY; encoded by the exons ATGAAACTCCAGACTCAGTATGACAG GAGTGATTCCAAAAGAACGTTGAAATCGAGGGAATCACCAACTGTGATGCAGCCTAACTCCAGCGAGCTGGGTGCTCATCAGGCAGGACATGGTTTGTCCCTGACATTACTGCCAGAACTACTGACCAGGACACCAGCAGGGGCTACCGGGGGCTCTGCTATCCCGGAGACTAGTGGAGAGGTCCGGGTACCTATCCTCTCCAGCGGGCCCTGGGAGTCATGTAGAGGAGGGGCGTCATCCCGTAGGTCCAGAGCCAGTTCCAGAACCAGTTCCCACAGCCACTCCCATTCACATGGTGGGGGACACCAGCACTCCCACAGTGAGGCGGACCCGGCTGATGCTGATCTGGAGTCAGGGGAGCCCAGCACCTCATTCTCAGAGCTGCGCTACCTCTTCCGCTGGGTTCAGAAGAGTCTTCCTTTCATAATCATCCTCTGTGCTAAACTGGTCATCCAACATGCCCAAG GTCTAGCTGTTGGAGTTGGCTTATTTACAACTTTTCTTTACGCGAATAAGAACATTCAAACCCAAGTCTTTCTTCAG GATCGTCGGTCAAAGATAGAGTGCGTatggctgctcctcttcctggcGTCCTCCACACTCCTGCTTTACTACACTTTTCTCACTGAGACACTTTACTATTG CCTCATCTTCCTGAGCCCGGCTGTTGAGCCCCTGGGTTTCTGGGAGGTCCTATGGGTGGTGGGCGTCACCAACTTCACACTCAAGTTCCTTATCATGGGGTTCAAGTGCCTTATCCTACTGCTGCCCTCTAAACTGGTGACCTACAGAGCCCAG GGGCGGTGGTACATGCTGACTGAAGAGGTGGGCCAGTTGTACCAGGCTGTGGCTCCCACCCCGCTGTGGTTCCGCTACCTGGTCACCTACCAGAAAGTGGATGGAAACACTGGCCTCACCCTGGGAGTCCTGCTGGCTCTGGTCTACTTCATACTCAAG CACACGGGGGCAGCAGCCACCAGGAGCCAGTGCAGTGAGGCTGGGGACATCTGTCCTATCTGTCAGGCAGAGTACAGAGACCCAAGGGCCCTCCTGTGTCAG CACATTTTTTGTGACGAGTGCATTGCTCTCTGGTTCAACCGGGAGAAGGTGTGTCCACTCTGCCGCACGGCCATCACAGACAAGGTCCACAAGTGGAGGGACGGGGCCACGTCACCTTACCTCCAAATCTACTGA
- the LOC121579765 gene encoding E3 ubiquitin-protein ligase RNFT1 isoform X1: protein MKLQTQYDRSDSKRTLKSRESPTVMQPNSSELGAHQAGHGLSLTLLPELLTRTPAGATGGSAIPETSGEVRVPILSSGPWESCRGGASSRRSRASSRTSSHSHSHSHGGGHQHSHSEADPADADLESGEPSTSFSELRYLFRWVQKSLPFIIILCAKLVIQHAQGLAVGVGLFTTFLYANKNIQTQVFLQDRRSKIECVWLLLFLASSTLLLYYTFLTETLYYCLIFLSPAVEPLGFWEVLWVVGVTNFTLKFLIMGFKCLILLLPSKLVTYRAQGRWYMLTEEVGQLYQAVAPTPLWFRYLVTYQKVDGNTGLTLGVLLALVYFILKLLGLYGQWGSFQKTVRIFLSGEHTGAAATRSQCSEAGDICPICQAEYRDPRALLCQHIFCDECIALWFNREKVCPLCRTAITDKVHKWRDGATSPYLQIY, encoded by the exons ATGAAACTCCAGACTCAGTATGACAG GAGTGATTCCAAAAGAACGTTGAAATCGAGGGAATCACCAACTGTGATGCAGCCTAACTCCAGCGAGCTGGGTGCTCATCAGGCAGGACATGGTTTGTCCCTGACATTACTGCCAGAACTACTGACCAGGACACCAGCAGGGGCTACCGGGGGCTCTGCTATCCCGGAGACTAGTGGAGAGGTCCGGGTACCTATCCTCTCCAGCGGGCCCTGGGAGTCATGTAGAGGAGGGGCGTCATCCCGTAGGTCCAGAGCCAGTTCCAGAACCAGTTCCCACAGCCACTCCCATTCACATGGTGGGGGACACCAGCACTCCCACAGTGAGGCGGACCCGGCTGATGCTGATCTGGAGTCAGGGGAGCCCAGCACCTCATTCTCAGAGCTGCGCTACCTCTTCCGCTGGGTTCAGAAGAGTCTTCCTTTCATAATCATCCTCTGTGCTAAACTGGTCATCCAACATGCCCAAG GTCTAGCTGTTGGAGTTGGCTTATTTACAACTTTTCTTTACGCGAATAAGAACATTCAAACCCAAGTCTTTCTTCAG GATCGTCGGTCAAAGATAGAGTGCGTatggctgctcctcttcctggcGTCCTCCACACTCCTGCTTTACTACACTTTTCTCACTGAGACACTTTACTATTG CCTCATCTTCCTGAGCCCGGCTGTTGAGCCCCTGGGTTTCTGGGAGGTCCTATGGGTGGTGGGCGTCACCAACTTCACACTCAAGTTCCTTATCATGGGGTTCAAGTGCCTTATCCTACTGCTGCCCTCTAAACTGGTGACCTACAGAGCCCAG GGGCGGTGGTACATGCTGACTGAAGAGGTGGGCCAGTTGTACCAGGCTGTGGCTCCCACCCCGCTGTGGTTCCGCTACCTGGTCACCTACCAGAAAGTGGATGGAAACACTGGCCTCACCCTGGGAGTCCTGCTGGCTCTGGTCTACTTCATACTCAAG CTTTTAGGATTGTATGGACAGTGGGGGTCTTTCCAGAAAACAGTGAGGATATTTCTAAGTGGTGAG CACACGGGGGCAGCAGCCACCAGGAGCCAGTGCAGTGAGGCTGGGGACATCTGTCCTATCTGTCAGGCAGAGTACAGAGACCCAAGGGCCCTCCTGTGTCAG CACATTTTTTGTGACGAGTGCATTGCTCTCTGGTTCAACCGGGAGAAGGTGTGTCCACTCTGCCGCACGGCCATCACAGACAAGGTCCACAAGTGGAGGGACGGGGCCACGTCACCTTACCTCCAAATCTACTGA